DNA from Streptomyces sp. NBC_01476:
CGGCCAGGCAGTGCTCGACGAGGCTGCCGGTGTATCCGCCGTCTGCCCAGACCAGGACCAGACGGTGATGCGCCTCGGCCACCCGCTGGAGCAGGACCTTCGCGGCGGTGCGGTCTCCGACGTCCGCAGCGGTGACCATCACGCCCAGCAGCAGCCCGAGACTGTCGACCACCAGGTGCCTTTTGCGGCCGTTGATCAGCTTCCCGCCGTCGAAGCCGCGGCTGTCCGAGCCCACCACGGCGTCGGCCTTGACCGACTGGGAGTCGATCACGGCGGCCGTCGGCTCGATGTCCCGCCCGGCACGGGTGCGGACCCGGTCGCGCAGCCGGTCGTGGAACTCCCCGATCAGGCCGCGGTCGCGCCAGCGGCGGAAGAACGCGTAGACCCGGTCCCACGGCGGGAAATCGGCCGGCATCGCGCGCCACTTGATTCCGTTGTCGACCAGATACCGGACCGCGTCCAGTATGGCCCGGTGGCAATACGCCTCCGGCTGCCCGCCGCGGCCCCGCATCCAGCCCGGCACCGGCAGCAACGGCCGGACCACCTTCCACTCCTCGTCCGTCATGTCCGACGGATAACGCGGCTGCCGGGCCCCGTTGTCGGCGGCGTTTCCGAACCGGTGTGCCAGGCAGTCACACCCCGGAGTGACCGAACTGGACGGCCCAGCCATCGACACGGAACACTCCAACACCGGGGCCTCCTGACGTTGTTCGTTGATTCGACACCATCGAACTGTTCAGAAGGCCCCACCCTTATGCACCGACCATGCCGTCACCACCCAAACGGGAACCCCGGTTCGAAGCCCACTCCCCAAGGCCGGAACGACAACAGCAACTAAGACGACCCATCTGGGGCGGCTGGCCGAGCGGTGGAACAGCTTCCAGCCGCTGGGTGCCGTCCACGAGCACGACCCTGAGCCGTGGGCGCGGGTGGCGGCCGGCGACTACGCCCGGTGGTGGTTCGAGACGTCCACGACCGTCGAGCTGACCGAGATGCTGCTCGCCGGCCACGCCAAGCGGGCCGCCTCCCGCGAGACGGGACGTACGGGGCTGCTCGACCGGGGCCTGCCCATGCTGCTTGCGGTGGCCACCGCCACCTGCGTCGTCAAGGACGGGCTGACGGTCAGCGAGGCGTTCAAGACCGTATCGGGTATCGCCGGTTCGCGAGCCGCCTCGCCGGAGACCTCGATCCTCCTGCTCCCGTCCCTCGACGCCGAACGCAGCTACGCCATCACGAGCGTCCGCGAGGGCCGTCCGTGGACCGGGATCTACCCGGCGTATCAGAAAACGCTGCACGCGGTACTGCTCCAGCAGGCGGATCACGGCTCGTACACCGCGGTCGTGGACTGCGAGGAACGGTCCCTGGACGCGGTACAGAGCGACGTACTCGATCACCTTGGCCTCGACCCACTCACCAACGGGAGTCCCCAATGACCCAGAACTCCCCGCCCTTGGCCATGCCACCGGGCCTGGCTCGCGCCATCGAGACCCTCCAGAACAAGGATCGGCACCGCCTCGACGACACCGTCACACGGCTCCACACCGTCAACGGACTCCTGTGGGACACCGAGGACAGGGTCCGTAGCGCCTTACTCTCCGCCGCCCAGGTCACCGACTGCAAGCGGGAGATCGACCAGCTCAACGCCGAGCGCAACGCGCTCGCCGAGCGGGCCGACGAGGTCCTCGGCTCGCTGGCGGACGCGGGCCGCGCCGATGCGCCGCTGCACACCGAGACCCTCGCCTCAGTCGTCGACCGTCTGTCGGTGCTGACCCTGCGAATCTGGCACAGCGAGCGAGCGGCAGCCCGGGACTCACTGGCCCGCCGACGCGTCCCCGCACTCCACGGCCAACGCGAAGAACTGTGCGCCGCCCTCGACGCACTGGTCTCCGATGTCGTCGCCGGCCGACGCCGACTGCCGTTACCCGCCCGCTTCAAGCTGTACGGGCGGGACGACACCGCACCCGCAGAGATCAAGCCCAGTCGGCACCTCCGCCGGGTCCTCGCCCTTGGTGGGCTGAGCGAGTGCGGCAAAAGCACCAGCGCTGAGTTCGTCCAGCGCACATGCGGCGCCCAGCGCCTCAAGATCGGCTTCCTTCTCCGGCAGGCCGCCCACCGCAATGGCCTCGCGGACCCCTACGCGCTTTCGGCCCGCCGACAGGCCGAGCTACTGCTCGCCGAGCTGAACCGCTTCGCGGACGCCCACGTCGACACCTCGCTGTTCACCATCGAGTCCGTCCACGACGACGCCTCGATCGCCGAGCTCAAGCAGCTCATGGGCGACACCCTCCAGATCGTCTACCTGGACGCCTCCTTCGCCGTACGCGTCGACCGCTCCGGTACTCCGGCCCAGGCTGTCGCCGCAAAGGACGAGATCAAGATGAGCCGTGGCGCCCACCAGGTCGCCGCGCTCGCCGACCACGTGATCGACAACAGCGGCAGCGTCGCCGCTCTTCGCGCGCGGCTCCGGCGCATAGCCGCCCCGCCCTCCGCCACGGCGCTGCGCGTGGCCACCCCGTACGGACTCGGCCTGCCTGCCGCCATCGCCTCGGCGACGGCCGACTTCACCGACGCGATAAGGGCATACGGCCCCGGCATACGGCTCGCTGCCCTGACCGGCAGCCCCAGCGAGGGCACCTGGATCGCCGGCTGGTCCGATCTGGACCTCCTCGTGATCGCCGAACACGAGACCACCGGCCGGGTCCACGAGGCCCTGGAGCAGTACCGGACCGCCCTCGACGGTGCAGCCTCCCTCAGTCCCACCGTCGTCACCGCCGGCGAACTAACCGCCCGGCGCCTCACCCCACGCCTGGCGTTCGTCCTCCACCAGATCCAGCAGGGCGGCCCCGTCCTGCACGCTGCACCCGACCTCGAACTGCCGGCGATCAACCGAGACGAGCTCGCGCTCGCTGCCGTCCGCGAACTCCCCCAGGTCATCCTGACCATCCGCCGCCTGCGCGCTGAGGCGGGGCCGACGACACTGCGGCAGCTCTACAAGCACCTCGTGCTCGCCTGCCGCCTCCTTCTCCGCGAGCACAACCAGTGGGAGTCCGGCCCCGACCGGATCCTCGCCGCGGCCTCCCGCATGCCGGGCCTGCCCACCCTCTCGGTGCCCTCCCTGGCCGAGATCGCCGACGCCTGGCGCGACGGCGACACCGAGCCCGTCCTCACGCCCGTCGCCGCGGCTGTCGACCAGCTCCTCACCTGGTACGCCCACCAGCTCGCCGCCTGAACAACCTCCCTCGCCTTCCCCCTTCCGCAGCCGACAGGAGCTCCGCCATGCCCGAAACCGTCCTCGTGCCGCCCTTCTCCGCAAGGATCGTCGAACGCCTCAGCGTCGGAGCCACGAGCCGCCGCGAGCGCGTCATCCACTCCCTGGACGGCCTGGAGGAACCGGTCCGGCCCGACACCCTCGCCAACACCGGGGCCCACCTGTGGCACCTGCTCCAGGAACAGGTGCCGGACGGACTCGCCCCCGTGGACTTCCTCCTCGGTCTGGACGCCGGCGGCATCCTGCCGACCGTCTCCCTCGCCGGCGCCGCCCGCCTGCCCTACAAGATCGCCTGGAAGCTGCACCTCCCGCTCGACGGCGCGGTCCGCTTCAGCGAGCCCCACGCGATGCGCACCGACGTCTTCGCGTACGGCATCACCCCCGGACAGCGCATCGTCATCGTGGATGACGAGATCACCACCGGACGGACCCTGGCCGACCTCACCCGACGTCTCCGCGAGGCCGGCGCCGTGCCACTGGCGGCGGCCTGCCTGGTGGAGGACACCACCCGCGGGGCCCGCGACCTGCTCACCGGCCTCGGGCTGCCCCTGGTCTCGCTCACCACGATCGAAGGCGCGGCATGACAGCGGTCGCCCCGGCAGGGATCCGGTTCCACCACGGTTCCCTGGTCGTCCCCGCCGGGGCCGTCCACACCACTCCGCTCGGGTACGCCCGTGACAGCGTTCCCGTCGGCGCGCCGCTCCCGGTTGCCGCTGCGGCGGAGCTCGTCCGCCGCTTGAGCAGGTGCGGCGAGATCCAGGTGGCCTTCGAGGGGAAGCTCGGCGACACCCTCCTCGCGCTCTCGGGCATCCGCGCGGTCCTCGACTGGCTACGACTGCGCTCGGTGCGCGTGACCGTCCAGGCGGTGGGTCCGTACGCCGAGCTGATCGCCCGCACCGAGCTGATCACGCAGCCCCAGGCCACCACGCCCAACGGCTGGCGCGCCGTGATCGGCGACCGTCCCGGCATCGAGGCACACGGCGCCGAGGCTGCGGTAAGCCTGGTGCTCGACCCGGCGGCCCCGCCCTGCTGGTCGAGCGACGGCCGCGCCCACCCGGACTTGCCCGCCCGCCACTACCTGGCCCTGGAGCGCCGCCTCGGCATCCGCCTCCCCGACACGACTCCCTTCGCTCCCACTCTCGCCACCAGGCCGAACCACCTCGTGGAGGAACTGCGTTCGACGGGCTGGCTGGGCAACCTGAACCTCGCCGCCATCACCGCCACCAGTTGGCCGGAGCGTAAGGACTACACCGCCCAGCGCTACATCGCCCTTGCCGAGCACATCGCCGAGGCACAACAGACGCAGGCCCGCCTGCTGCTCATCGGCGGCAACCCGACCGACGGGCTCCGCATCACCGCAGAGGCTCCCCGGCGCCACGTGCAGGTCCTCCGCCTCGACGGGATGCCGGCCGACCACCTCACCGACCTCTTCCCGCACTACCACCTCATCGTCGGCAACGACACCGGCCTCACACACCTCGCCGCTATGGCGCGCGGCCGGAACGGCAGCAGCCCGCCGGTCGTCGGCCTGTACGCGCGCCACAGCCACAGCAAGTGGCGCACCGGCCTGCCGCACCACCACGCCGTCGCCACCGACCTGTCCGACCGCATGCACCAGGGCGACCTCTGCCCCGTCCGCGACGCCATCGCCACGGACACGGACATCCACATGGATGCCTTCCCACCAGCCGCACTAGCCCAGGTCTGCCTCGAACTGCTCAACGGGGTGAGGCCATGACCATTCGAAGTCCCCTTCGGCTCGGTCCGGTACGCCGCTTCACCCGCAACCTGCTCTGCCCCGTCGACATCCTCGGCCGCCCACTGCTGCTGAAGTACACCCGCGACCCAGCCGAAGCCCGCGAGGAGATCCGCGGCCACGCCCGCCTGGCCCGGCACTACCGCGTACCCGCCCTGCACACCCACCTACGCGTGCCAGGCGGGCACCTCCTCGCCTACGAACGCCTCTTCGGCGGTACCGATCAGGGTCTCCTGCTCGACCTCCTCAACGCGGACGAGCCGAGCGGTGAGCTCCGCGCCTACATGGACCAACTCACGACCGCGTACCGGGAGGCCATCCTCACGACGGCATGGCTCGCCGATCCGGCCCTCGTCGTCCGCAAGCTGTACTGGGACCGCGCGGCGCCCGGCGGGCGGCTCGACACGTACTACGCCGGGAAAGATTTCCTGGTCGCCGACGGCCTCATCGACCTCCCAATCTCCAGCCTCGGCACATACACCCTGAGCATCAACGGCCGTCAGCACCGCCTGGACTGGGCCGCAACCCTCCGCCGGCTCCGTGCCCACTTCGCCACAGACGAACCGGTCTGGGCGGCCCTCACCCAGGGAGACCCCACCGACGTCAACCTCGCCCACCCGCTCGCCTGGTTCGACTACGACACCGGCGGGATGAACAGCATCCCCGGCGAGTTCGCGAACTTCCTCTGGTACGCCTCCACCCTCGGCGGCTGGCTCGTCCCCACGTACAACCCGACCGCCTTCGCCGACCACCCCGCTACCTTCGCCCATCTCCCGGCGAACACCCCCGCCCTCCGGCGAGCAGACGTCGACCACGTCACGGGCACCATCACCATCGACTACGCGCCCCGCTTGTCGGCGCCCAGGCGAATCGCTGTGACCACGTACTGGAACCGGCTCGTACAGCCGATCGCCGACCGCCTCTGGCCCGGCGAGGACCTGGCAAACCTGCTTCGTCCTTACCTCGCCATGCGCATCCTCGGCGTCTACAACCTGGCCGACCTTGCCCCCGAGGACCGGCTCCTGCTGCTCGCCCGGCTCGCCGAAGCCATGAGCCCCACCTTCGACCCCAACACCTACTTCTTCCCAGTGGAGTCACCATGCCCGGCCCCCTGAACGGCCGCACCGCCCTGGTCACCGGAGCCACCGGCGGCATCGGTTCGGCCATCGCTCGCCGCCTCGCCACCGACGGCGCCACCGTCGCCCTCGCTCACCTCGACGACGACCATGCCGCAGCGGAACTCGCCACCCAGGTCACCCGCAGCGACGGCACCGCCATCCCGCTGACGGCCGACCTCCGCGAAGCCGACGCCGTGCGCACCCTCTGCCACCAAGCCCACGACCGACTCGGCCCACTCGACATCCTGGTCAGCAACGCCGGCGCCTACCCGCGCCGAGCGTGGACGGAAACAACGCCCGCCCATTGGGAAGACGCCCTGGCCACCAACCTGACGAGCCACTACCTCCTCGCGCACGAGCTCACCCCTGCTATGTCGGCTGCCGGTTGGGGCCGGATCATCACGATCGGCTCCGTCCTCGCCACGGCGGGCCGCCACGACCTCGTTGGCTACATCAGCGCGAAAGCCGGCCTCGAAGGACTCACCCGCGCCCTCGCCCGCGAACTCGGCCCCGCCGGCATCACCGCCAACTGCGTCGCGGCTGGTTCCATCCGCGTCCCCGCCGAGGACACGGTCGTCGACGACCCGGAGGCCATGGCCGCCCGGCAGCTCGGCCGCCAGTGCGTCCAACGCCGGGGCCGCCCGGACGACATCGCCGCAGCCGTCGCCTTCCTCGCCACCGACGACGCCGGCTTCATCACTGGGCAGACCCTGCGCGTCGACGGGGGCTGGATCCTTGGCTGACATCTGGCTCATGCGCCACGGCGCCTACGAAGGCCACCGCCCCGGCTATCACGCCCCGCACGAGGCCGCCCTCACCGTGGAAGGCCACGACCAGGTTCGACGCTCCCTGCCCCTCCCCGAGGGCGTCACCGCCATCGTCACCAGCCCGATCCCCCGCGCCCGCCAGACCGCAACCCTGATCTCGCACCTCACGGGCCTGCCCATCGTCGCGACCTCCGGCCTCCTCGCCGAGTGGCGTGCACCGAGCATCATCATCGGCCGCACCGCCGAGACCTACCCGCCGGCCTACCGCGCCTGGCGAGCCCACCGTCTCGCCAACCCCTCCCTACGCTGCGAAGACGGCGAGAGCCTCACCGACCTCCACACCCGAGCCCGCCACTGCGCCGCCTTCCTCCACCACAATGCTGGGCGCAACGGCCCCCTCTTGGCCGTCGCCCACACCCTCCTCCTCGGCGTCCTCACCCGACTCACGGAGGGACCCATGGCATTCACCACCGCCATGAGAACCCCCTGGCAGTTCGCCGAACGTCGTCTCTTCACGATCAACCAGCCCGCGGCACCGGATGTGCGCGCACCTCGCCGATGAACCATCCTCGCTCTCCTCCGCGCCCCGCTGTAGAGCGCTGATGGTGATCATCAACGACCCCCTGGGAACCACGCTCCGTCGAACGTGCTCCAGGGAGTTACTGAGGTTCCGTGCGTGATGTCGCCGATAGCAGGTCACTGACCTCCGCTCGTGGCGTGCCAGCGCGCGACATCACCCAAAGATCATCTGTAGGGATGCCAGCACCTCCTCTCAAGCACAGGCTCCTTCAGGCCCATCCCGCTAACCACGGCCCAGGCGATAGATCGCACGCACGTACTGGCAAAACTTCCTGCACCGCTTGGGGAGATGCAGCGCGGTGAAGTGCCACGCGTTCTCGGGGGAGGGTGGCTTCCTGGTGCAGCCGAGGTTTCGGGGCGCCGTGATCCCCACGAGGGCAAGCAAACGGACCGGCAGACAACTGCCGCCGAGAGCCCCATACTGGGCCAAGGTTCGGTTGGAGGCGTGGGGTCGCAATGCACAAATTTCTTGCCATCGGCGTTGGAAGATTCGACGGGGGAGACGAGGGGGCCCTCGACGGAGAAGACACTCTAGCAATAAACGAAATTGCGCCACTTCGCTTTGCGAGCATCAAGGCAACTCAAGTCGCCACTGCTCTTACTGCCCTCGGATTAGTTCCCACCAACGGCAGTCCGATCCTCGATCCGCGCCATGAAGACTTGCGAGCGGTCCTACGCGAAGCCCGTATCGATCGAAACTGCGATGGCGTCGTTATACATTACATCGGCCATGGGATCGCCGATAGCGACCTCGGAACGCTGCATCTCCCTGCGAGGGATACTGACCTCGCGCTACTCGGAGAAACGAGCATTGATCTGGGCGCACTTATTAATTCGGTCGAGGCCAACCAGGTTGGCCCGCAGGTTCTATTGCTTCTCGATGTTTGCAATGCAGGAGAGGCGACCCGGTTCCAGGCCCTTAATTTGCTGCGCTCCAGCCGCAGAAGAGCATGGGTGATCGGCGCATCAACCCGTGATGAGAGTGCATTCAAGGGCCGATTCTCCGATGCCGTAGTGCAGACGCTTAAGCGACTCGAAGACGGATGGCTCGACATCCACCCATCTCTTGAGTACGTACCTGTCGAAACGATCGCATCAGAGATTGACATGTCGCTCACCAGGATCTGCACCGATGACCACTCTGCTCTGCCGCAATCGCTAACAGTTACCCCAAGGACCGACCTTAACGAGGGTTCTCCACCCTTCTTCAAGAACCCCAACTATGGGATAACCCCGCAAGCTCGGCTCCTCATGAGGGCCGAGGCCGAGGTCCGAGAATTTGCAGAGCAGCTAGACGAAGGGATCGATGCATTTCACTTCGCGACAAGAGCGACTGGCGTCCCACACCAAACAAGGATAACGGGCCGTTGCTTCTTCGCTGGTCGGGAGGAGCAGTTGCAGGATCTTTCCGAGTGGATGGATACAGGACGTGGCAGTTCACTTCGAGTGGTGACGGGTAGTCCGGGCGCAGGAAAATCTGCACTCCTCGGGGTACTTGTCTGTCTTTCACACCCTGATTTGCACGAAGCAACACCCTCAGTTGCTAGTAAGATCCCCTCACACCTCCAGCCTTCCTACAACGAGAGCGTTGCTGCAGTCCACGCAAGATCTCGAGATATACACCAGATACTGAGCTCGCTCGCGCGGCAGTTGCACATTCAGGAACCGAATGATGGGAACTTGACGCCCGCGCATCTTATCGAAGCAATCCTGAACAGTTCCGAAATCCCGATCGTGATTGTGGACGCCCTGGACGAGGCAGTTCACCCGGTCGATGTGATGTCCAACCTTCTCATGCCACTGAGCATCGCAAGGAATACACGAGGCGAGCCGGCATGCCGCGTTCTCGTCGGTACTCGCCCTTGGAGCCAGTTCTCCGTGCTGCTGAAAGCTGCTGCGCGAGGTGGAGGACTCATCAACCTTGACAATGTCGCAGCCGATACGGTCAAGAAAGATCTAGAGCAGTACGCTCTGGAGCTCTTGAGGAGTCAGCCGCGTTTTCGTGCGCCAGACCAAAAGCCGACGGCGCTACTGATCGCGAAGTCCATTGCTGACGTTCTTTCTCGCAAAGAGGTGGTGGGCGCGTTTCTGATTTCCGGTCTTTTCGTACACCAAATCGGCATCGGAATCGACCTCAGCGCAACCGAAAAGATCAGCGAGCTCGTTCCGCGTTCCTTGCCTCAGATGCTGGAACTACACCTTGCGCAGCTTGGCGGCACCAACAATC
Protein-coding regions in this window:
- a CDS encoding glycosyltransferase family 9 protein, translating into MTAVAPAGIRFHHGSLVVPAGAVHTTPLGYARDSVPVGAPLPVAAAAELVRRLSRCGEIQVAFEGKLGDTLLALSGIRAVLDWLRLRSVRVTVQAVGPYAELIARTELITQPQATTPNGWRAVIGDRPGIEAHGAEAAVSLVLDPAAPPCWSSDGRAHPDLPARHYLALERRLGIRLPDTTPFAPTLATRPNHLVEELRSTGWLGNLNLAAITATSWPERKDYTAQRYIALAEHIAEAQQTQARLLLIGGNPTDGLRITAEAPRRHVQVLRLDGMPADHLTDLFPHYHLIVGNDTGLTHLAAMARGRNGSSPPVVGLYARHSHSKWRTGLPHHHAVATDLSDRMHQGDLCPVRDAIATDTDIHMDAFPPAALAQVCLELLNGVRP
- a CDS encoding SDR family NAD(P)-dependent oxidoreductase, whose amino-acid sequence is MPGPLNGRTALVTGATGGIGSAIARRLATDGATVALAHLDDDHAAAELATQVTRSDGTAIPLTADLREADAVRTLCHQAHDRLGPLDILVSNAGAYPRRAWTETTPAHWEDALATNLTSHYLLAHELTPAMSAAGWGRIITIGSVLATAGRHDLVGYISAKAGLEGLTRALARELGPAGITANCVAAGSIRVPAEDTVVDDPEAMAARQLGRQCVQRRGRPDDIAAAVAFLATDDAGFITGQTLRVDGGWILG
- a CDS encoding DUF4254 domain-containing protein encodes the protein MTQNSPPLAMPPGLARAIETLQNKDRHRLDDTVTRLHTVNGLLWDTEDRVRSALLSAAQVTDCKREIDQLNAERNALAERADEVLGSLADAGRADAPLHTETLASVVDRLSVLTLRIWHSERAAARDSLARRRVPALHGQREELCAALDALVSDVVAGRRRLPLPARFKLYGRDDTAPAEIKPSRHLRRVLALGGLSECGKSTSAEFVQRTCGAQRLKIGFLLRQAAHRNGLADPYALSARRQAELLLAELNRFADAHVDTSLFTIESVHDDASIAELKQLMGDTLQIVYLDASFAVRVDRSGTPAQAVAAKDEIKMSRGAHQVAALADHVIDNSGSVAALRARLRRIAAPPSATALRVATPYGLGLPAAIASATADFTDAIRAYGPGIRLAALTGSPSEGTWIAGWSDLDLLVIAEHETTGRVHEALEQYRTALDGAASLSPTVVTAGELTARRLTPRLAFVLHQIQQGGPVLHAAPDLELPAINRDELALAAVRELPQVILTIRRLRAEAGPTTLRQLYKHLVLACRLLLREHNQWESGPDRILAAASRMPGLPTLSVPSLAEIADAWRDGDTEPVLTPVAAAVDQLLTWYAHQLAA
- a CDS encoding phosphoribosyltransferase family protein, whose protein sequence is MPETVLVPPFSARIVERLSVGATSRRERVIHSLDGLEEPVRPDTLANTGAHLWHLLQEQVPDGLAPVDFLLGLDAGGILPTVSLAGAARLPYKIAWKLHLPLDGAVRFSEPHAMRTDVFAYGITPGQRIVIVDDEITTGRTLADLTRRLREAGAVPLAAACLVEDTTRGARDLLTGLGLPLVSLTTIEGAA
- a CDS encoding histidine phosphatase family protein is translated as MADIWLMRHGAYEGHRPGYHAPHEAALTVEGHDQVRRSLPLPEGVTAIVTSPIPRARQTATLISHLTGLPIVATSGLLAEWRAPSIIIGRTAETYPPAYRAWRAHRLANPSLRCEDGESLTDLHTRARHCAAFLHHNAGRNGPLLAVAHTLLLGVLTRLTEGPMAFTTAMRTPWQFAERRLFTINQPAAPDVRAPRR
- a CDS encoding IS5 family transposase, with product MTDEEWKVVRPLLPVPGWMRGRGGQPEAYCHRAILDAVRYLVDNGIKWRAMPADFPPWDRVYAFFRRWRDRGLIGEFHDRLRDRVRTRAGRDIEPTAAVIDSQSVKADAVVGSDSRGFDGGKLINGRKRHLVVDSLGLLLGVMVTAADVGDRTAAKVLLQRVAEAHHRLVLVWADGGYTGSLVEHCLAVLALVLQVVKRSDDQKGFVVLPKRWIVERTNAWLMRTRRLARDYERRTTSAEAIVYWSMTLLMTRRLARPHPSPA